The genome window ACACGGTCACCAAGGTCGGGACCGGCAACTGGCGATTGTCTGGCGCGAACACGTATTCCGGCGGAACGATCGTCAGCAATGGAACGCTCACCGTGAACAACACATCCGGCAGCGCCACTGGAACCGGGGCGGTGACCGTCCACGCGGGTGCCACGCTCGCAGGCGCCGGCTCCATCAGTGGATCCACGACAGTCGCTGCTGGCGCGGTGCTGTCGCCCGGGGACCCCGTCGGAACACTCAAGTTTACGGGATCACTCTCGCTCAACAACGGTTCGTTGCTCGAACTCGATCTCGGCACCGCCGGTGATCTTGTGACGGTCGGCGGCGCATTGAACGCCAACGGCGTAATTCACGTGCGTGCAACGAATGGATTTGGCCCCGGCACCTACACTTTGTTTACGTCCCCCGCTATTATGCCCGGGAACCTTTCGGTCGGATCGATGCCGGCCGGCTACTCGGGCGTGGTGAACACCCAGACACCAGGACAGATCCGCCTGGTTGTAACGGAATCGGTTCCGCCTGTGATGGGAAATGTTTCATTCGCGAACGGCCAGTTGATCGTGACAGGAAGCGGATCCATGGGCGTGAAGTATCGCGTGTTGACATCAACGAATCTAACCGTGGCGCCGTCGCTCTGGACGCCGATCTTCACCAACTTTGTTGATGCCAGCGGGAGCTTCCAATTCACAAACAGCGTGTCCGCTCCCGGCGGCGCGTATTTCCGTCTTGAACTGCTGCCGTGAATCCATAGATAGCCGCGGCGCCAAGGGACTTTTTCCATGAAATGTCATTTTCGTTTCTCTAGCGCCGCAAACAGACATCAGTTAGCCGCGAACGCGATTATTCTGGCCGCAGGGTTTTTCTGCACTGCGCTGCATGGCCAGACTCCTGCCTTCCCGGGCGCGGTCGGTCACGGAGCGTTTGCCAGCGGCGGCCGCAACGGTTCCATTTATCGTGTCACCACGCTCGCCAACAGCGGCGCCGGGTCATTCCGCGACGGTGTAAGCCAGCCCAATCGGATCATTGTTTTTGATGTGGGCGGCTATATGACGCTGTCGTCGGAAGTCCCGATGTCGCGCAACCTGACGATCGCTGGCGAAACAGCGCCAGGCGGCGGCATCGCCATTCGCGGCGCGGAAGTTTCCACTGGGTCCTCGACCAACATTATCATTCGCCACGTCAGATTTCGGCCCGGCAACATCGCGGACTCCGGTGCGCACTGCATCAACATCCGCGGAACCAATATCATTCTCGACCAGGTGTCGCTCGAGTTCGGCCCGTGGAACAACGTCGGAGGAGTCAATGCGGACAATCTGACGATCATGCGCTCGCTGATTGCCGATCCCATCGGACAGCAATTCGGCGCACACATGGAACGGATCGGCGGCAAGATTACGTGGTATCAGAACATCTTTGCGAATGGCCATGGACGGCAACCCATGGCGAAGATCAACACGGTCTTCATCAACAACGTCGTCTACAATTACCAGGCGGCCTACGACACGGGCGACACTAGCGGCATCTTTTCCCACGACGTGATTGGCAACTACTTCATCACGGGTCCGGCCACGACGAGTGCGGGCAACAGCTGGTACCAGATGAATGCCAACCAGAGTTTCTACACAGCTGGAAACCTGCGGGACAGCAATGACGACGGCGTCCTTAACGGTTCGGCAACCGCGCCATCGGGCGTCGTCGTCCTCGCCTCTCCGTGGTCGCCGATGACACCTCTCATTCCGGCTGCAAGCGCGCCCGCAGCTTTCCGCCAGACCCTCTCTCTGGCTGGCGCATGGCCGCGCGATCAGGTCGATCAGATCATCCTGCGCGAGGTGCGGTCGATCGGAATCCTCGGGCCGTATCCCTTGCCCAACAGTCAGAACATCACAGGCCTGGGCAACAACGGCTTTGGCACGATCAACGGCGGCCCGCTCCCGCTCGACACCGACTCCGACGGCATGCCCGATTTTTGGGAATCCGCGGTGGGTTCGAACGCAAACGGGAACGATGCGCTAAACATCGATGCGAGTGGCTACGCCGCAATTGAACATTACCTTCATTGGCTTGCCGAACCGCACGCGCTCACGAGAACCAACACGTTTGTTGACATCGATCTCTCCACGTACACCGCCGGTTTCACGAATGCATTTCCAATCTTTCACCTTGCGAACTCGAGCAACGGCGTCGTGTCGCTCGTGAACGGCCGGACGGCGCGATTCACTCCCGCGGCGGGGATGTCCGGCTTTGGCGGATTCCAGTTCGCTGTAACCTCTGCCGACGGATTGAATCTGACGAATCGGGTCAGCATCATTGTTTCGGATTTGCCCACGCCTGCTGATCTCGTCTGGCGCGGCGATGGTGTGGCGAACGTTTGGGATGTGGGAACAACGCTGAACTTTGCTGAGGGCGGCGCGCCCGTGGTTTTCAATTCGGGCGACAACGTCATCCTGGACGATAGCGGTTCGAATTCACCCGCGATTCAACTGGCCGCCCCCATCAATGCGGGGATGGTGTCCGTGGTGTCAGAGCAGGATTATACATTTCATGGATTTGGATTTGCGGGAGGAACGCGGCTGTTCAAGACGGGCTCGGGCCGGCTCACGTTGAACAACACCAACACATTCAGCGCGGGCGGGTTTATCAACGAAGGTGTTTTGCAACTCGGCGATGGCATCGCGATGAATGGCAGCATCAGCGGCAACGTGACGAACAACAGCACGATTCTCTTCGCCAATCCCGGCTCAGTGAACAGCGCGGCAAACTTCGGCGGTTCTGGGACGTTTATCAAAACAGGAGCGGGCGCGCTGACCTTGAGCGGAAGCCAGAGCTACACCAACCTGACGATTGTCGAATCGGGCACGCTGGAATTCAACGGCGGTGTTCCCGCGGGAGACATCACGAATAACGCAGTTGTGGCGCTTCGACCGGCTGGAGCAATGACCTATTCCGGATCGATCGGTGGACCCGGCCGCTTGCTGACGGGCAGCTCTGGAATCACGCTGACCCTCAGCGGAAACAACACATTCACGGGTGGAATCAACATCACTTCCGGCAACCTGCGATTTGCAAGCAGCAGCGCCGCGGGATTCGGGCCCGTGACCAACAGCAGCTCAGGACTCGTATACATCGGGCCGGATGTCGTGATCACAAACGACTTTATCCTGACCAGCGCCACCACAGATTTAGGGATGCGGGCGGAAAGTGGCGTGGGTGTGTGGGCAGGGAACATCACCGTCCTGGGGGGCGGCTCCTGGCGCCCTGGCAGCGATGGCGGAACGTTCGTTTTCACGGGTGCCGCGCATCAGGGATCGCGCAACTTCATCGTTCCGCGCGGGGCGGTTCACTTCGCGTCGAACGCTGTCGTCAGCGCGACGGGCGCAGCCACGGCGCTCGGGCGGGACAGCACCGATGGCAATCGCAGCGCCAACATCACGATTCGCGACAACGCGGTGCTTGAGTTGGGTGTCTGCTCAATGGGCGGCGGGCGGCAGGGCGGTTCGGTGACGCTCACGCTTCAGAACAATGCTGCGCTTTCCACGGGTGCAAACAGTTTCGACCTGCATAATGTGAATCGCGCGAACGCCGCAACTACTTTGCGGCTGAACGGCGGAGCGCTGACGGTAGGCAGCTTTACCAAGACCCGCACCCACACCAACACCATTCAATTCAACGGTGGCTGGTTGCAGGCGGGGGGGCCGCACGGTGATTTCCTGCCTGCATTCGCGAACCAGCGCGCGCTCGTGCAAACGGGCGGTGCGCGCATTGACGATAACGGCTTCGACATCGGAATCTCGCAGGCGCTGACCCGCGATCCCGCGTTGGGCGCGGCGCCGGATGGCGGGCTGACCAAGATCGGCTCAGGTGCGGTAACTCTCAGTGGTGTTAACTCTTTCAACGGGCCGGTCCATATTCTTGAAGGCAGGTTGAAGGCCGCGGCTTCGAGCGCTCTTGCAGACGCCGGCGTCTTGCATGTAGCGGCTGGCGCGGTGCTGGATGTCGCGATGGGCGGCACATTCGTTTTGGATGCCGGGCGTTCCATCGAAGGCGACGGCGTGGTGAACGGCGCGTTTGAACTGGGCAATGGCGCGTTTGCGAAGCCTGGCAGCAACGGCGTTGGAACACTGACATTCGATCATTCGCTCACCCTTGACGCCGGCAGCACGATCTTGATGGACGTGCGCTCTGCTGACGGTGCGCGCGATTTGATCTTCGTCGATGCCACATTGATCTTCGGAGGGACGCTGGTCGTAACGAACATTGACCCGGCCCTCTTCGCCGCTGGTCAGCAATTCCAAT of Verrucomicrobiia bacterium contains these proteins:
- a CDS encoding autotransporter-associated beta strand repeat-containing protein, giving the protein MKCHFRFSSAANRHQLAANAIILAAGFFCTALHGQTPAFPGAVGHGAFASGGRNGSIYRVTTLANSGAGSFRDGVSQPNRIIVFDVGGYMTLSSEVPMSRNLTIAGETAPGGGIAIRGAEVSTGSSTNIIIRHVRFRPGNIADSGAHCINIRGTNIILDQVSLEFGPWNNVGGVNADNLTIMRSLIADPIGQQFGAHMERIGGKITWYQNIFANGHGRQPMAKINTVFINNVVYNYQAAYDTGDTSGIFSHDVIGNYFITGPATTSAGNSWYQMNANQSFYTAGNLRDSNDDGVLNGSATAPSGVVVLASPWSPMTPLIPAASAPAAFRQTLSLAGAWPRDQVDQIILREVRSIGILGPYPLPNSQNITGLGNNGFGTINGGPLPLDTDSDGMPDFWESAVGSNANGNDALNIDASGYAAIEHYLHWLAEPHALTRTNTFVDIDLSTYTAGFTNAFPIFHLANSSNGVVSLVNGRTARFTPAAGMSGFGGFQFAVTSADGLNLTNRVSIIVSDLPTPADLVWRGDGVANVWDVGTTLNFAEGGAPVVFNSGDNVILDDSGSNSPAIQLAAPINAGMVSVVSEQDYTFHGFGFAGGTRLFKTGSGRLTLNNTNTFSAGGFINEGVLQLGDGIAMNGSISGNVTNNSTILFANPGSVNSAANFGGSGTFIKTGAGALTLSGSQSYTNLTIVESGTLEFNGGVPAGDITNNAVVALRPAGAMTYSGSIGGPGRLLTGSSGITLTLSGNNTFTGGINITSGNLRFASSSAAGFGPVTNSSSGLVYIGPDVVITNDFILTSATTDLGMRAESGVGVWAGNITVLGGGSWRPGSDGGTFVFTGAAHQGSRNFIVPRGAVHFASNAVVSATGAATALGRDSTDGNRSANITIRDNAVLELGVCSMGGGRQGGSVTLTLQNNAALSTGANSFDLHNVNRANAATTLRLNGGALTVGSFTKTRTHTNTIQFNGGWLQAGGPHGDFLPAFANQRALVQTGGARIDDNGFDIGISQALTRDPALGAAPDGGLTKIGSGAVTLSGVNSFNGPVHILEGRLKAAASSALADAGVLHVAAGAVLDVAMGGTFVLDAGRSIEGDGVVNGAFELGNGAFAKPGSNGVGTLTFDHSLTLDAGSTILMDVRSADGARDLIFVDATLIFGGTLVVTNIDPALFAAGQQFQLFEAGAMVGVFDSIQLPALGAGLAWNTNALHTSGIISVAAATAVTFNSIGRTNGNIVLTAAGGAPGGTYYLLTATNLALPLSDWIPLETNLFDGSGGFRREVPVDSLESLRVFRIRAH